In one Rhodoligotrophos defluvii genomic region, the following are encoded:
- a CDS encoding very short patch repair endonuclease, whose product MNKSRAPGAVDPKRSALMARVRQKDTTPEMIVRRVAHGLGYRFRLHRTSLPGSPDLVFPSRRVAVFVHGCFWHRHEGCPKSTVPKTRQEYWLSKFKDNVTRDERAVAELELRGWLVIVIWECETTSPEKVAGRLKAFLEGIVPSRSEV is encoded by the coding sequence ATGAACAAATCGCGAGCCCCCGGCGCCGTCGATCCAAAGAGGTCTGCGCTAATGGCGCGGGTCCGACAGAAAGACACCACTCCAGAAATGATCGTTCGGCGCGTAGCCCACGGACTTGGTTATCGGTTTCGTCTGCACCGTACAAGCCTACCTGGGAGTCCTGATCTAGTGTTTCCATCTCGAAGGGTCGCGGTTTTCGTTCATGGATGTTTCTGGCATCGGCATGAAGGATGTCCAAAATCAACCGTCCCCAAGACACGCCAAGAATACTGGCTATCGAAATTCAAGGATAATGTTACGCGTGATGAGAGAGCCGTAGCCGAGTTGGAACTGCGAGGATGGTTGGTAATAGTGATCTGGGAATGCGAGACAACCAGTCCGGAAAAGGTCGCCGGACGGTTGAAGGCTTTCCTTGAAGGAATTGTACCAAGCCGAT